Within the Acidobacteriota bacterium genome, the region GATCCCGTGGCCAAAGTTCCACTGACCGAGGTGTATACGTTGAATTCCTTGTGCATTTTGGCAGCGATCCCACCATAGGCGGTAATGTGTGGCCACGATCACCTGCAGGAAGTTCTGTGCCTCGCTGCTGAGGAGATCGATAATCCGCCCGAGGTGAGGGGCATCGACCGAAGAGAAGATGTCGTCAACGAGCAGAACCGTGTGTCCAGGCGACTCGCGCTTAGCCAGGGCCAGCCAAACACAAAACCCCAACGTGTCCATGTGGGATTCACTGAAGACGGCTTGAGGTGGAATATCAATGTACCCATGGAAAACGCCGGATTGGCTTACCGATCCCCGTCGCTCTTCCTCTATTTTCAGACGCTCCAGCCCGATGGCCTCCCCAGGATGAATCGCCTGGAAAAGTCTATTGGCTTCCTGAGCAATCGAGTCAAGAATGCCTTGAACAAAAGTCACGCGCTTATTATGGACAATGTCATAGGCCCGATTGAGTCCTTGTCGGATGCGGTCCAACTCAGCGACCTTGTGGTTGGCTCCATTGATGCCCCTCCACCATTCGCTAATGGAGTTGAACTGATTAACATCGCGCTGGGCAGCGTTCCTTTTTTCCTCCAGAGTCAGCCGAATGCCGTCCAGGCACTCACAAATGCCCACGAGGGACGGCATATCCTGCTCTGGTGCAGTCCAGTCGGGCCAACGGACGTCTAGCGCGGTCACCTCAGGCATATCCTCGGCGACAACCGCACCATGGGCAGCTTGTGAGGCCGACACTAAAGTATCATTGGCCTCGGTCAGAAGCGCAGAAGCGATGTCGAGTTTCTTCTGAATGCTCTTACGCTTATCAGAGAGATCTTTCAACACGGAAAGCTGAGAGAACTCCCGGCTCACTATATCGAGAAGTTCGTCCCGTCCAATCGGGCGTTGGCAGGTCGGGCACTTGTCGAGGCCGGCCTCGGCTTCGATGTAAGCCTTTGCCTTCTCGAGAGACTCGAGGAGCTTCACTGCGGTGGCTGCATTGACGCTTGGTGCCGTTGCTATCGCTTCGTTAGCATGTGCCAACTCACCCCCAAGGGTAGCCACCTCGGAGACTCTGGACATGTACTGCGTCTTCGCTGTGACCGCTTCATCAATGACCGCGACTACTGCTTTGAGCCTTTCTAGGTGGGTGTTCAGTTGTGCGATTCCCGTCTCCACTTTGTTCTGCGCCCAAGCCATGGCGGTCTCGCCGGGACCTGGACGATGCTCAGCTTCCCAGAAGTTATTCAACTGGGTCGACATTCTGTCCTTGGCAGCAATCTGCTCGTTTATGCCACTGTTGGTATCGTTGATTTTCTGCTCAAGGGCTCCTTCAGATTGCTCGACAATGCCTATGTCTATGAAGTGCCGAAGTGCTTTATACCTTTCATTCGGCTGGGCAAGGATAAGCTCAAGAATTTTGCTGCGGCGCAGAATCTTGGCATACGGTTTGTTTGTCGGACCAGTCACATCAATCGCGTTTTTACGCAGAGCACCGACCCAGCTTTCACCTCCCGAATGGATCGTCGCTCTCAATGTTGCAGGCAAGGAACCAATCGTACATAGATACTTGCCAGCACTCTGTCCGACACTGACGTCCCCTAGGCACCCGACAGTTCCGTTACATACAACATCTACTGCATCGAGGATGGTCGACTTGCCCGAGCCGCTTTCGCCGAACAACATGGTCATGCTCTTCTGCGGGTCAAACTCCAGTTCAAATGCAGTTGTGGCACCGCGGAAGCCGTTCAATCCTATCTTGGTGATTGGCTTACACATGATCTGTCTCCATAGGCTTCCTGGGAGCAGTCGCGATGTCGACCCAGAGCCCCCAGTCCTCCTGCTTCACCCCTCCAACCTTCAGTTTCGAGAGAAGATCGGCTTTACGATTCTCCGGTATAAGGCCAGCGGACGCCAATGCCTCCGCCACTTCTTCCGCAAGCAAGTCGTTCGGTGTTTTATCAGTCGCGTTGGCTGTCATAATTGTTCTCCTATTGGGTACACTTATCTCTCCTCCCCGAACCGCTCCTTCAGGGCGCGTTCACCCGCCAGGGTCAGCCGGTATTTCCGCAACCGGCTGTTGGGCTTTTCCAGGATGGTGCATTCAAAAGAGATTTCAACGCGAGCCGTGGAGCCTGCTCTGACCTTGAACGTGACCACTACGGTCGAACGCTTGAACTCCAGTGCCGGGCCCTCGCCCTGACGCAGAAGAGCGGATATTTTCTTCAAGTTGGCCGGGGCATTCGTGTTCATGCCAGCCTCCACCGGAAACAAAATACCGGCTTGACGGCGTGTCGCTGCCGGAGTTGGCCCTCGATGCGTTCGATGAGTTCGTCACGACGGCCGTCAATCGCATCCTGAGCGTCGAACAACTCCCGCCGTTTTCGGTTGCGCTCGCCCTCCAATGACTTCAGCGCCTTCTGAGCCTCCAGTTTGTCTCTAAGCAAAGCGGAGAGTGCCGACGTTTTCCGCGCCTCGCGGATCTGGCGGTCGAGTTCCTTAATCTCGCGCTCCAAACCCTGCTTGAGGTCGTCCGACCAGCGGTCCAGCTTGAGAACCTCCTCGTCGAAGAACCGGCCGTTCCTTTCTTCCACCTGTTTCAGCCGCGATTGCACCTCGGCCTGCCGAATGGACGATAGATCAAGGATAGGCCCGGCAACCGCCCCCTCGATAACGGCGGGCAGAAGCATGAGTTTTCCGCAGGTCTCGTCGTCCAACGTCATCCCGTCATCGGTTTGTGCAGCAAAAACTAGAAATTCCTCCGCGTCGAACGACTCGACGGTCAGCTTGGACAGTTCAAGCCACCCCGAACGACCTAAGAGCGGCTTCAGGATGCTGACGACTTGTCTATGACCCGCGTAGTCCACCCGAAGCGAGGCGGATGGGAGGTTGCGGGCAATCGCTTCCTGGATGACATGGGCGGCAAGCGGGTGATCCTGCCG harbors:
- a CDS encoding AAA family ATPase, which translates into the protein MCKPITKIGLNGFRGATTAFELEFDPQKSMTMLFGESGSGKSTILDAVDVVCNGTVGCLGDVSVGQSAGKYLCTIGSLPATLRATIHSGGESWVGALRKNAIDVTGPTNKPYAKILRRSKILELILAQPNERYKALRHFIDIGIVEQSEGALEQKINDTNSGINEQIAAKDRMSTQLNNFWEAEHRPGPGETAMAWAQNKVETGIAQLNTHLERLKAVVAVIDEAVTAKTQYMSRVSEVATLGGELAHANEAIATAPSVNAATAVKLLESLEKAKAYIEAEAGLDKCPTCQRPIGRDELLDIVSREFSQLSVLKDLSDKRKSIQKKLDIASALLTEANDTLVSASQAAHGAVVAEDMPEVTALDVRWPDWTAPEQDMPSLVGICECLDGIRLTLEEKRNAAQRDVNQFNSISEWWRGINGANHKVAELDRIRQGLNRAYDIVHNKRVTFVQGILDSIAQEANRLFQAIHPGEAIGLERLKIEEERRGSVSQSGVFHGYIDIPPQAVFSESHMDTLGFCVWLALAKRESPGHTVLLVDDIFSSVDAPHLGRIIDLLSSEAQNFLQVIVATHYRLWWDRCQNAQGIQRIHLGQWNFGHGIAAQNMPLVTDQLRKAIANPVLDRQAVSSKAGILLESILDELTMLYECSLPRNELNQYTLGALLNGCVRLFTKHNLSVLLNSNWNTAGQPENWQASTAKTTFDRVNAMLFIRNQVGCHFSPPGMEIPDNDVREFGKATIDLFEALTCPNCGCLASKVNTGGTALRCSCSKQTVQMTPVALT